From the genome of Vicia villosa cultivar HV-30 ecotype Madison, WI linkage group LG2, Vvil1.0, whole genome shotgun sequence, one region includes:
- the LOC131650440 gene encoding uncharacterized protein LOC131650440, producing the protein MGTLLWSRFVEVEDPLAFNCRFEIGNGFVTPFWEARWLGNLCLKEDFPNLYAESLLKRVAVASMGGWVNGEWKWGNFGVVLHDDSDLALVAEDALLRFLLIGRDPFLEGGDKVSWIGSAEGFFSVASCYEFLVVSRTPFGPLGRNDGALYLIWRIQVPFKIKAFGWRLFVNRLPTKDLLSFRGVPFSIENLKCVFCGIYPESCDHSFFKCELVNGVKRKITIWIGKPVGDLEEVCLQSFMDWYLFCKKKKVKEGKYGMIWLAILWIFWLTRNAFCFRNEGRVVDNTVWNIKSLLWKWSFIGEITHPIYSFYEFNKDPLFFLS; encoded by the exons ATGGGGACTTTATTATGGAGTCGTTTTGTGGAA GTTGAAGACCCTTTGGCGTTTAATTGTCGGTTTGAAATTGGTAACGGTTTTGTCACTCCGTTTTGGGAGGCTAGGTGGTTGGGTAATTTATGTTTGAAGGAGGATTTTCCAAATTTATATGCGGAATCTTTATTGAAACGGGTGGCGGTGGCAAGCATGGGAGGATGGGTAAATGGTGAGTGGAAGTGGGGGAATTTTGGTGTTGTGTTACATGATGATTCCGATCTGGCGTTGGTGGCGGAGGATGCTTTGCTTCGTTTTTTGTTGATTGGCCGTGACCCTTTTTTGGAGGGTGGGGATAAGGTTTCGTGGATTGGTTCGGCGGAAGGCTTCTTTTCCGTTGCCTCTTGTTACGAGTTCTTAGTCGTTTCTCGTACTCCTTTTGGTCCATTAGGTAGAAATGATGGGGCTTTATATTTAATTTGGAGGATTCAAGTGCCGTTCAAGATAAAGGCGTTTGGTTGGAGGCTTTTTGTAAATAGGCTCCCAACAAAGGATTTATTATCATTTAGGGGTGTTCCTTTTTCGATAGAGAATTTAAAGTGTGTGTTTTGTGGCATTTATCCAGAAAGTTGTGATCATTCTTTTTTCAAGTGTGAATTGGTGAATGGGGTTAAGAGGAAGATAACTATTTGGATTGGAAAACCGGTGGGAGATTTGGAAGAAGTGTGTCTACAAAGTTTCATGGATTGGTaccttttttgtaaaaaaaagaaagtaaaagaagGAAAATATGGTATGATATGGTTAGCTATTTTGTGGATATTTTGGTTAACTAGGAACGCTTTTTGCTTCCGCAATGAAGGTAGGGTTGTTGATAATACGGTTTGGAATATCAAGTCTTTATTATGGAAGTGGTCGTTCATTGGAGAAATTACGCACCCAATTTATAGTTTTTATGAGTTTAACAAAGATCCTTTATTTTTCCTCTCATAA